One window from the genome of Nicotiana sylvestris chromosome 9, ASM39365v2, whole genome shotgun sequence encodes:
- the LOC104242557 gene encoding SWR1 complex subunit 6 produces MDEELSNSARRMSMRTRKVAPKMAAALASSDNRTQAMLARLDALESDNAVVEQQPLDDDDEASLDDEDQVFHKKYPKGTKRKTRQAKALEHKRAPKTFLELLHEANLESLPPHVPTYLRAAVGPPSSISRRHFCTVCGFSANYTCVQCGMRFCSIKCQTIHKDTRCLKFVA; encoded by the exons ATGGATGAAGAATTGTCAAATTCAGCGAGGCGAATGTCCATGCGAACTCGTAAGGTTGCTCCAAAAATGGCTGCTGCTCTAGCAAGTTCTGATAATAGAACTCAG gctATGCTGGCGCGTCTTGATGCATTGGAAAGTGATAATGCAGTAGTGGAACAACAAccacttgatgatgatgatgaagctTCTCTTGACGATGAGGATCaag TATTTCACAAGAAGTACCCGAAAGGCACAAAACGGAAAACACGCCAAGCTAAGGCACTTGAGCATAAGAGAGCCCCCAAAACATTCCTTGAGCTCTTGCATGAG GCAAACCTGGAGTCCTTGCCACCCCATGTGCCAACCTATTTAAGAGCAGCAGTGGGACCACCAAGTTCCATCTCTCGCCGTCATTTCTGCACGGTTTGTGGTTTCTCCGCGAACTATACATGTGTGCAATGTGGAATGCGCTTCTGCTCAATCAAATGTCAGACCATCCACAAAGATACTCGGTGCTTGAAATTTGTTGCTTGA